The uncultured Celeribacter sp. genome includes the window CTCTCCAGCCTGATCGGCCCCTGGGCGGTATCCGGTCCGGCGCTCTCTATTGGCACGGCGGCGCTGAATGATATCGCATGGGCGACCGCCACGAATATCAAATTAAAACATGATATGGAAAAATTAGATCGCCTTATGATCCATAAGAATGCAAAATCTATTGGCGGCACCACTCTCTTTCGTCTCTATGAGACCCCGGATGCCCGCGCCTTTCAGAACAGATTGGCCAAGGGTCACGTCTGGTCGCGCATCTTCCCCTATTCCGACACTTGGTTGCGTCTTGGTCTACCGCCAGAGGACAAATGGGATCAGCTGGAGGCTGCGTTGTGAACACTGCCGCCGCGCTCTTTCTCGCTCTGGCGCTCGACGCGATTTTCGGGGAACCGAAATGGCTTTGGAACCGGATGCCGCATCCCGCCGTCCTGATGGGGCGGTTGATCGGCTGGGCCGACCGGCAGTTCAATCAAGGCGCCGGACGCAAAGCCAAGGGCATCCTCGTGATGACGGCTTTGGTGATCGGCGCTGCCGCACTTGGGAGTGTGCTGCGCCACATCCCGCTGGTTGAGATCTTTCTGGGCGCCATTCTTCTCGCCCAAAGGTCGCTGGTCGATCACGTTAAGGCGGTCGCGCACGGGCTCGAGACCTCGCTTGAGGCCGGACGTCATGCCGTGTCGATGATCGTCGGACGGGACACCTCCGAGATGGACACCCCCGCCGTCGCGCGCGGTGCCATTGAATCTGCGGCGGAAAATTTCTCCGACGGTGTGATCGCACCCGCCTTCTGGTTCCTGCTCTTCGGTCTGCCGGGTATTCTGGTCTATAAAATCACCAACACCGCCGACAGCATGATCGGCTATCGCACCGAGAAGTATCGCGATTTTGGTTGGGCCGCCGCACGTTTAGACGATCTGCTCAATCTGATCCCTGCCCGCCTCACCGCGCTCTTGCTGTTTCCGTGGCGGAACATGCGTGGATCACACGAGGAAAAGCTTTCGCTCTGGCAAGAGTTCTATACCGACGCCCGCCGTCATCGCTCCCCCAACGCAGGCTGGCCAGAGGCCGCCCTGTCGCGCAAACTTGGCATCGCCCTCTCCGGCCCCCGCGCCTATCATGGCGAACTGCGCGACTACCCATGGGTCAATCGCTGTGGCCGCGAGGCCACCGTCGGTGACATTGACGCCGCCTGCGTCCAGCTGTGGCGGGCATGGTCCATCGTTTTGTTCTGCCTCGCTTTCCTGTCATTTGCCTGACGTCACTCCCCCCGCTATCTTACCCCGAAATATGACTTTAAAAGGTAACCTCATGCGTTCTCTCGGCCTTGTGCTCGCCCTCTCCCTCGCCTCCCCCGCTGTTGCGGATGTCTCTTGTGGCGGAAATTTCTCAAGCTTTGTCAATAAGATGAAGCAATCCGCTGTGAGACAAGGCCATGCGCAGGCCAATGTCGACCGGTTCTTTGCCTCCGTCCGCCACACCCCCGCTGTCATCAAGGCCGACCGTGCGCAGGGCGTGTTTCAAAAGACATTCATCGACTTTTCCCGCGCTCTGATCAGCCAAAACCGGATTCAGAACGGCGCCGCCAATGCGTCGAAATACAAAAGCGTTTTCGACCGGATCGAGCGTGACTATGGCGTCTCGCGCGGCGTGCTTTTGGCCTTTTGGGCGCTTGAGACCGATTACGGTCAGGTGCAGGGAAACTTCAACACGCTGAACGCGCTGATGACACTGAGCCACGATTGTCGTCGCCCCGAGTTGTTCCAGCCGCAGGTCTTCGCAGCACTCACTCTTTTCGAGCATGGCGATTTCGACCCGGCAACAACGCAGGGCGCCTGGGCCGGTGAGATCGGCATGGTTCAGATGCTGCCGAAAGACATCCTTGAAAACGGTGTCGACGGCGACGGCGACGGTCATGTCCGGCTCAAAACCTCCGCCCCGGATGCGCTCATGTCCGGTGCGAAAATGCTGCGGCATCTGGGGTGGCGCGCGAATGAACCATGGTTGCAGGAAATCACCCTGCCCTCGCCCCTCGACTGGTCGACAACGGGCCTGAACCACAAAATGTCCGTGCGCGACTGGGAACGCCTCGGCGTCAAACCTCGCAGCGGATCTTTCCGCAATGGCAATCTTCAGGCCTCGGTGCTTTTGCCGATGGGCCGCAATGGTCCGGCTTTCCTCGCCTATCCGAATTTCGAGGTGCTGTTCGAGTGGAACAAGAGCTTTGTCTATGTGACCACCGCCGCCTATTTCGCCACCCGCCTCGAAGGTGCGCCGGTCTATAACGCGGGCAACCCGGATGCCGGACTGTCGGGCGCGCAGATGAAACAGCTGCAACAAAAGCTTGTGAACATGGGCTATGATGTCGGCGGCGTGGACGGCATTCTGGGCGAGAAAACCCGCGAGGCCGTACAAAGCGTTCAGGAAAAACTGGGCTTGCCGGCGGATGCCTGGCCGACGCCTGCGCTTTTGTCGCGCCTGTAAACCAAGGACTCTTGGGGGCAGATGTCCGGGATGCACAGGACCTGTGTTCTCGCGGAGGCTTGCATTTTCTGAGTAAAATAGTTTGTTTTTCGCAAACATCTGAATAACCAGTGAAAGTGACTCGCCATGACTGCCCCCACCATCCGCCGCATGCGGCATGAGCTGAAATTCCGCGACCTTACCGTGGCCAGCACCGAACGCCTGACCCCGCATATGATCCGCATCACATTGAGCGGGGCCGATCTGGCGGATTTCGCCAGCGGGTCGTTTGACGATCACCTCAAGGTCTTTGTGCCCACGAGCGATGAGCCCGCCAAACGCGACTACACCCCGCGCCGCTTTGACACCGAAGCGCAAGAGTTGATCATCGACTTCGCCGATCACGGCGAAGGCCCGGCGGCAAGCTGGGCGCGCGATGTGAAATCCGGGGACACGGTTCAGGTCGCTGGCCCGCGTGGCTCGCGCGTGATCGAAGGCGAGATCGCCCATTGGGTGTTGATCGGCGACGAAACCGCGCTCCCCGCCATGGGTCGTAAACTCGAAGAACTGCCCGCAGGTGTGAAGGTCACGATGATCGCCGCCGTGCCGGGCACCGAGGATGAGCAAAAAATTGAAAGCACTGCCGATGTGACGACCCATTGGGTGCATCGCCCGCTGGATCAAGCGACCGAGGCTCAGCCTTTCTTGGACGCTCTGCCGCAGATCACGTTGACGCCAAACACCTTTGTCTGGATCGCCACAGAGGCTGACATCGCCAAGCAACTGCGCGAGGCTGTGCTGGAGATGGGTCATCCGCTGCAATGGCTGAAGGCGGCGGGCTATTGGATCAACGGCGAGGCCGAAGCCTCGATCAAGGATCTCGACGCCCCCGCAGGTGGCCATGGCGTCGGTATGGGAAAAGGGATGGGACGCGGCTAATTCAGTTTTTCTACAGTTTACCGAGCGCGCTTTACGGTTTGGTAAGAAATCTGTTAGAGTCTGACACAGCGAAATGAGACATTCAGTGTCATCATCCAAATGACCCGGCAGAGTTGCAGCTCCGCCGGGTCTCTCTTTCTCAGGTTACAGCCCGATCCAGAGACGGATGATTGCCACGGCGAGCGTTGCCGCCGCAATGATCACCATCCATTTGCGAAATGAGTGTTCTTCCAGTGTCATCACCTCCTGTCACCGCAATGGATTGCGGCAACGTTAGGATTAGAATCGAATTGTTGGAATTATCTTAACGCAGTGTGCGCACCGAGATCGCGCAACACAGCTTTTACGCAACAAGCGCCTCGGCCTTTTTCAGGTCCACGGACACCAGCTGCGAGACACCTTGTTCCTGCATGGTCACGCCGAACAGGCGGTCCATGCGGGCCATCGTCACGGCGTGGTGGGTGATCACCAAAAACCGCGTATCGGTGCGCTGGGTCATCTCGTCAAGCATATCGCAGAACCGCGTCACGTTGGCGTCGTCCAGCGGTGCGTCGACCTCGTCCAGCACACAGATCGGCGCCGGGTTCGCCATGAACACGGCAAAAATCAGCGCCAGCGCGGTGAGCGTCTGTTCGCCCCCCGACAAGAGCGACAGCGTCGACAATTTCTTGCCCGGCGGCTGACACATAATCTCAAGCCCGGCCTCCAGCGGATCTTCGCTTTCAACCATCATGAGCCGCGCTTCGCCACCACCGAAGAGGTGGGTGAAGAGCATGGAGAAATTGCTGTTCACCTGCTCGAAGGCGGTCAGCAAACGCTCCCGCCCCTCGCGGTTCAAAGAGGCAATCCCGGAGCGCAGCGTCTTGATCGCCTCTTCCAGATCCTGCTTTTCTTTCAAAAGGGTATCGTGTTCCTCACGCACCTCTTTTGCATCTTCCTCGGCCCTGAGGTTCACCGCACCCAGGCTGTCGCGCAGGCGTTTCAACCGGTTCACATCGACCTCGATCACCTCATGCGAGGGGATTTTCTCCGGGTCAATGTCCAGCTCCTCCAAAAGTTTCGCGGGCGTGGTCTCCAACTCTTCACGGATACGCTCAAGCGCCGCCTCGACGGTCTCTTTCGCCGCATCGCGCCGGGCCTCTGACGCAGCCCGCGTTTCACGCGCCTCCGACGCCAAACGCTCTGCCTCGCGCTCCGCATGTACCGCCTCGCGCAGACCTTCTTCGGCCACGGCCAAACCGTCAGACGCGCGTTTCCGACGATGCTCCGCCTCCTCGATCTGCGCCATCAAGGCCTCGCGCTTTTCGGCGATTTCCTCGGGCTGGGCGGCGGCCTCGTAAAGCTCTTCCTCGGTTGTTTCCTTGCGCTCCTGAAGCTCGGCAATCCGTTTGCCCGCCGTTTCCAGACGGTGCCGCCAGCCGGACAACTCCTTGGTGACTTCCTGCGACCGCCTTGTGCGGGCCTCACCTTCGCGACGGATTTCGTCATGCGACGAGCGCTTCGTCATCATGGTGATCCGCGCGGCCTCGACCGCAAGTTTTACCTCTTCGATGTCCGAGCGCGCGGCCTGCAAATCCGGCAGCTCCTTCACCGTTTTTTCCGCCTCGCGCAGACGTTGTTCCGCGCCCCGCGCCTCTTCCTCGTGGCGTGCCACGGCGAGGCCGAGGTTCTCGACCTTGCCCTCCGCCAGCGTCTTTTCATTCTCGACCTTCGACAGCATGCGCGCCGCTTCGGACATGGCGCGATCGGCATCTCGGCGCGCCTCACGCGCCATGCGGTCGGCCTCGGTCAGGCGGGCCAATTCCGTTTTCAAATGCTCATGCGCCTGCGCCGCGCCGCTGGCTTTGGCTTCTGCTGCGACCAATTCCTGTTTCAGGTCTTCGAGCCGATTGAGCTGTTGCAAACGCAGCGCCGCCGCCGAGGGCGCATCCTCGGCCCCCGCGCGATAGCCGTCCCATCGCCACATGTCGCCTTCGATTGAAACGAGGCGCTGGCCCGGTTCGAGATCGGCCTGCAACCGTGCGCCATCTTCGGCCCGCACCAGCCCGATCTGCGCCAGACGACGGCTCAAAACCGGGGGTGCAGTGACGTAATCCTCAAGCGCCTCCACCCCATTGGGCAGATCCTGATCGTCCGGGTACTCCGGCAAAGTGACCCAACCGGAAGCCTGATAGCTTTCAATCGAAGGCTGTCTTAGATCATCAGAAAGCGCCGCGCCGAGTGCTTTTTCATATCCTGATTTGACTTTCACCAAATCCAAAAGCTGCGCGCCGCCGATCTGGTCGCGGTCAAGCATCTTCGCCAAAGCCGCCACTTCCGCCTTCAGCGCACCGACCTCGCCCTCGGCCTCGGAGCGCGCGGCACGGGCCAGCGCTTCGCGCGATTGCGCCTCTGTTCGGGCCTCGTCGGCCTCAATCAACATCGCCTCGGCCTCTTCGGTGCGCGCGACGGCTTCTTCCTGCCCAGCTTCGGCCTCTTCCAAAGCCTCCGCGGACTGCGCCAAGGTTTCGCGCGCCGTCTCTACCGCGCCTCGTGCTCGATCCGCCTCGCCACGTGCGCGGTCCAGCGTCTTGCGGTTGTCCTCGACCAGACGCGTCGCCGATTGATGCCGCGCCGCAAGACGGGCGACGTCTTCGGTCATTTCAGTCAGCGTGGTTTCGCGGTTCGCTAAAATCTGACTGGCTTCCGAGGCCTCGGCGGAAGCGTCCAACAGTTTCGGTTCATGACCTTCGGCGGCTTTGATCAGCTCGCGTTGTTCCCATTCCAGACGCGAAATCGTCTCGCCCGCATCCTTGTTGAGCTGTTCCTCGCGTGCCATGTCGGCGACCAGTTGGTCGATGCGGCGCGACAGGGTTTCGATCATCTCGCGTGCGCGGCGTTCTTCATCAGAGAGCTGATCGCGTGACACAGTGAGACGTTGCAAGACAGCCGCCGCAATTGCCTCTTCCTCGCGCAAAGGCGGCAGGGCCTCTTCGAATTTTTCGCGCTGTTTCGCGGCCTCGCGGGCGAGACGCTCGGCCTCAGACGCCTGTTTCAAACGGGTGCGCAGCACGTCCTCAGCTTCGGAGCGGGCCAGATCGGCATCGCGCCAACGGCGATAGTGCAAAAGCCCCTCGGCATGGCGCAGCTCCGTGCCGATTTCGCGGTAGCGCGCGGCTTGGCGGGCCTGACGGGCAAGCGAAGCCAATTGGCTCGCGAGCTGTTCGATCACGTCATCGACGCGGGCGAGGTTGGTTTCCGCGCCTTTGAGTTTCAACTCAGCCTCGTGACGGCGCTGATAGAGGCCCGAAATCCCGGCGGCTTCCTCCAAGATGCGACGACGCGCTTTAGGTTTGGCGTTGATCAGCTCTGAGATTTGACCCTGACGCACAAGCGCCGGCGAATGCGCACCGGTGGAGGCGTCGGCAAAGAGCATGGAGACGTCTCGCGCCCGCACGTCTTTGGTGTTCACCTTATAGGCGGAGCCGGCGTCGCGGGTGATGCGGCGGATGATCTCGACCGAGTCGCTGTCGTTAAAACCCGCGGGCGCGAGGCGCTCCGAGTTGTCGATCATCAGGCAGACTTCGGCGAAATTGCGCGCAGGACGCGTCGAAGCACCGGCGAAGATCACATCTTCCATGCCCGCGCCCCGCATCGCCTTGGGTCGGTTTTCACCCATCACCCAGCGCAACGCCTCCAGAAGATTCGATTTGCCACAGCCGTTCGGGCCGACAACGCCCGTCAGCCCATCCGCGATCACGAGATCGGTGGGGTCCACAAAGCTTTTGAAGCCATTGAGACGCAGACGGGTGAAACGCAAACGAAGACTCTTTTCTGATTCCTATGGAGGAAAAGTCTTTGGGAGGGGCGGACGTGAGTCAACGGGGAAGCCGCGAGATATGGGGAAAACCGGAAAGTTATCCACAAAATATCGCATTGATGTGACGCAGAGCGCTTAAACAGAGAGGTTTATTTCTCGGTCTTCTTTTCCGCCGCGGCTTTCATCCGGGCCAAAATTTCGGCCTTGGGTGCGGCTTTGCCACCGGGCGTCTGACGTTTGTGTTCACCATGTTTCGGCGCTGCGGAGGGCTTTTTCGCCCCGCCCATTTTCGAATAATCCATCGACATACCTCATGAGAGTTGGTCCTTGTGATGCCTTGTAATCGCAGCCTGGGCAAGCCCTGTCACGCGGCACAAAGACCTCTCTCAGAGAACTTTCAACGCCAAGGCATCGTGTTGCAGGTGCCCGGCACCCAATCCTTGGCGCCCGGTCCGTCGGAGCAATCCAGCTGGGCTTTCGACATCGCCTGATCGCCGATGAAGGTGCCTTTCTTGAGCTTGCACTGGGTGACCTGCATCGCGGCGGTTTCCATTTGCATCAGGATCATTCGACGCGAGGGCGGCGGGAAGACAGGGTTGACGCGATGGACCTCGACGCAATTGCGGGTCTCTTCGGTGTAGACGCGATAGCTGTTGCCGCCGACTTCGACGGTGGAAAACGCCGCACGGGAATAGCCCAGCGCAGGGCTGTCGGCCATGCAGGCAGGCAGCAAGAGGGCGGACATCAGAAGAGCGGCGTGAAGGTGTTTCATGACGCGAGAGTGCGCCAACTTGGTTAACCAAGGCTTAACGTCATCTTAGGTCCGCAAGCTCATCAGCTAAAAGGACTGCATCCCGCCACGTTTCGGGTCCAGCAGGTTGGACGGCCCGGTTTCCAGCACCTCGACCTCATCGCCCAGCACCATATTGCCCTCTTCTTCGACCACCATGTTTTGACCGAAGATGATCTTACCCGACACGGATCGGTGAATACGGCGCAGCGTGGCCAAGGGCTCGTGCGGGTGGGTCTGTTCGCCGGTTTGCGGGTCCTGCGTCGTCATAACACAACGGTCACAGGGTTTGACGATCCGCAACACGGTGGACCCGATGCGCAGCACACGCCACGTGTCCTCGCTCCAGGGCTCGATGTCGCCCGCAATCACGATATTGGGGCGGAAGCGGCGCATTTCGACGGGCGAGGCCAGTTCTGCGTTCAATTCGGCCAAAGAGGCCTGTGTCGTCAAAAGCATCGGAAACCCATCGGACAGGGCGGTATAATGACCGTCGGGCGCATAGATGCGATCCACGGGACGGCGCGCATGATCCGGGAAATAGATCAGACGCACCTCGCGCTCGAGTGCGGAAGACAGAAAATGCGAGGCGTAATTGCCGGCGTCTTCGACGGCCTCGATCTCGGTCGAAAACACGCGAACCGAAACGGCGGCCCCACTTGGATAGGGCACATCAAGACGACTGCCCTCGAAGGAAATCGAGACACCTGTCTCTGTGTCGACCGCGTTCAAATGCGCCATTTGGGGCAATTCACGCCGCGTTGCCACCTTACCGTTCGGATAGACCACCGCCCAGCGTCGGTCCCCGACGATCCCAAAACCCTGAACCTTGACGGCCGCGTGATCCGTGCCGGTCAGACTTTTTACGGGATAGGTGGTGATGCGCGCCAGTCTCATTGTCCCCCCGAACAAATTTCAAGAACTGCCTCGTCCTAAACGATTCGGTATGAAAAGAGCAGTTGGCTCAAAAGACAGGCCGTTCCTCTGGATCAATCTTTTTGCGACAAAATGTCAAGACATGCCCGGACCAATCGCCTCGCGACGTTTTGACATGTATCAAGGATATAGGTTTTCCACCATTATATTCTATAAACCGAATATGATTAGGAGACCTGAAATGAAACCTTCACGCGCGGCCGATCATTACGTGCCCACGTATTTCCTCGCCTCCTTGGGTGCGGGGGGCCTCTCTGTCACCTTCTTTATGTATCTGATGTTCTGGGTGCCGCATCCGGGGCGTCCCGTTCCGGTGTTCGAGGACATTCTGGCGGCATGGGGCACCGGCAGCCTGCCAATGCGTCTGGGCCTTGCAGTGGCCATTGCGGGCATTGCCGTTTTCGTCTTTCTCAACCTCAAGCTGTTGATCTGGAACCTGAGCCAATACGCAGCGCTGAAGAAAACCGAGCGTTACACGCAATTGCGCAACTCCAACGCGGAATCCACGCTTTTGGCGATGCCTTTGGCGCTCGCCATGTCGGTGAACGGGCTGTTCATCGCGGGTCTGGTGTTCGTGCCAAACCTTTGGAGCATTGTGGAATATCTCTTTCCCTTCGCGATGATCGCATTTGGTGTCATCGGCTGGATCGCCCTGTCGATCATTGGCGATTTTCTGGGCCGCGTTTTGTCCAAAGGCGGCGTGTTCGATGTGACCTCGCACAACTCCTTCGCCCAGATGCTGCCGGCTTTCGCACTTTCGATGGTCGGCGTCGGTTTTGCCGCCCCTGCCGCCATGTCGCATGTGCCTTGGGTGGTCGCGGTCGCCCTCGTGCTCTCGACCTTCTTTGCTGTGGCCGCTTTGATCTATGCCCTTGTGGCACTGACCACAGCGTTCAACTCGATGCTGCATTACGGCACCCACGAAGAATCCGGCCCCACGCTTTTGATCGTGATCCCGATCGTGACGATCCTCTCGATCCTCTTCATGCGTCAAAACCATGGGTTGCACACCTTTGACGGCCATTCCGATCCGGCAAGCACAATGATGTTCCTCGCCCGCATGTTGTCGCTTCAGGTCGTCTTTCTGGGCCTCGGTCTCGTGGTGTTGAAACGTCAGGGCTATTTCAAGGATTTCGTCTTTGGGACGAAAACCTCGGCGGGTTCTTATGCGCTCGTATGTCCGGGGGTTGCGCTCTCTGTGCTGATCCAGTTCTTCGTGAATTCGGGTCTGGTGCAGGCCGGTGTGATTGCAAAGTTCAGCGTGACCTATTGGGGGATCACCGCCATCGCGATTGCGTTCCAAGTCGCCATGGTTGCCCTGGTGTTCCGTCTCAACGCGCAGCATTTTAGCCGCTCAGGCGCCGAGGCTGTGCCTGCGGAATAAGCCAGCTTCACACATTGAGCGCGCGTCATGGCCTCAACATGGCGCGCGTTTTTCATGAACGCATCTTTGCTTGCGACCCCGTCTCTGCATAGTACACTCGCCCCTCGTGGCCTCAGGCCCAAAGCGACAAAACGAGGTGCGGCAGCAGCATGATCTTTCATTTCGGACTCTTTCTAGGCTTCCAGCTGGTCGGCGAAATTCTCGCCCGGACGCTGTCCCTGAACCTCCCCGGCCCGGTCATCGGCATGATCCTCTTGGCCGCGCTTTTGTTGCTACACCCCCGCATCGGGCAGGCGATTGAGAAAACCGCCACCGGCTTTCTCTCGCATCTCTCGTTGCTCTTCGTGCCTGCGGGCGTCGGCGTGGTGCAATATCTCGATCAGATCTCCGACATCGGCCTGCCGCTTGCGACCGCCCTTGTCGGCTCCACGGTCCTCTCCATCGCAGCGGGAGCTTTGACCTTCAAATATGTGAACCGCTTAAGAGGCGTCCCCGACGAAACCCCGGAATGAATGAAATTCTCAACATCTGGAGCTACCTCTCCGAAGGGCCGCTGTTGTGGCTCACCGTCACGCTTTTCGCCTATCTCATCGGGCTGGGCTGTTTCAACCTGTCGGGCAATAAACCCGTGGTGAACCCCGTCTTGATCTCGATGATCCTGCTCTCCGCACTTTTGAAACTCACCGGCACCAGCTACGCGACCTATTTCGAGGGCGCGCAATTCGTGCATTTCATGTTGGGCCCGGCCACCGTCGCGCTCGCTGTGCCGCTTTGGCAGAACTGGCAGCGCGTCAAAGCCGCCGCCGTGCCGATGTTGGCCGCTTTGGTCGTGGGCGGCACCGTCTCCATGGCCTCGGCGGTCGCGATTGGGTACGCCTGCGGGTTGCGCGGCGAGCTGTTGCTCTCCTTGGTGCCCAAGGCCGCGACCTCTCCTGTCGCCATCGGCGTGTCCGAGGCCATCGGGGGCTTGCCGACCCTCACCGTGGCGCTGGTGCTGATCACCGGGGTCATTGGCGCGGTGGTGACCACGCCTTTGCTCAACGCCCTTCGCATCCGTGACTATCGCGGGCGCGGCTTTGCCACCGGAGTTGCGGCCCATGGCATCGGCACAGCGCGGGCCTTTCAGGTCCATGGCACGGCGGGGGCTTTCGCGGGCATCGGCATGGTGTTGAACGCCATCCTCACCGCCCTTGTCGCGCCGCTTTTTGTTCACCTGTTTTTCTAGGAGCCATCATGACCTTGAAGCTTCTCGGCATCTCCGGCGCTCTGCGCACGCAGTCGACCAACACCAAGCTCATGCACGAGGCTGTGCGCCTGTTTGGGCCCTGTGACTTCACTCGCGCCGATCTGCGCCTGCCGCTGTACGACGCGGATCTGGAGGCGGAAGGCATGCCCGAAGCGGTCACCACATTGGCGGAACAGATCAGAGACGCCGATGCCGTGGTGATCGCGACACCCGAATATAACAAGATGATCCCCGGCCTGTTGAAAAACGCGCTCGACTGGATCAGCCGCACGGGCATGAAGCCTTGGGAGTACAAACCCGTCGCGATCATGTCAGCGGCGGGAGGGCGCGCGGGCGGAGAGCGGTCGCAATATTCGCTGCGATGGGCAATGACGCCTTTCAACGCGCATATCCTGCAAGCGCCGGAGGTCTTGGTCGCGGACAGCTCGAACGCCTTCGACGACCAAGGGCGGCTCATCAATGAGCGCACGATTGCAGGGCTTGAAAAGCTGATGACAGCTTTGCGCGAGGCGGCTTCACAGCCGGTTTGAGACTTCGATCAGATTGCCATCCGGGTCACGCAGGTAGATCGACAGCAAAGGCCCTGTTGCGCCCGTGCGGCTGACCGGGCCTTCTTCGACGCTAATGCCA containing:
- the cbiB gene encoding adenosylcobinamide-phosphate synthase CbiB; its protein translation is MNTAAALFLALALDAIFGEPKWLWNRMPHPAVLMGRLIGWADRQFNQGAGRKAKGILVMTALVIGAAALGSVLRHIPLVEIFLGAILLAQRSLVDHVKAVAHGLETSLEAGRHAVSMIVGRDTSEMDTPAVARGAIESAAENFSDGVIAPAFWFLLFGLPGILVYKITNTADSMIGYRTEKYRDFGWAAARLDDLLNLIPARLTALLLFPWRNMRGSHEEKLSLWQEFYTDARRHRSPNAGWPEAALSRKLGIALSGPRAYHGELRDYPWVNRCGREATVGDIDAACVQLWRAWSIVLFCLAFLSFA
- a CDS encoding lytic murein transglycosylase, which produces MRSLGLVLALSLASPAVADVSCGGNFSSFVNKMKQSAVRQGHAQANVDRFFASVRHTPAVIKADRAQGVFQKTFIDFSRALISQNRIQNGAANASKYKSVFDRIERDYGVSRGVLLAFWALETDYGQVQGNFNTLNALMTLSHDCRRPELFQPQVFAALTLFEHGDFDPATTQGAWAGEIGMVQMLPKDILENGVDGDGDGHVRLKTSAPDALMSGAKMLRHLGWRANEPWLQEITLPSPLDWSTTGLNHKMSVRDWERLGVKPRSGSFRNGNLQASVLLPMGRNGPAFLAYPNFEVLFEWNKSFVYVTTAAYFATRLEGAPVYNAGNPDAGLSGAQMKQLQQKLVNMGYDVGGVDGILGEKTREAVQSVQEKLGLPADAWPTPALLSRL
- a CDS encoding siderophore-interacting protein codes for the protein MTAPTIRRMRHELKFRDLTVASTERLTPHMIRITLSGADLADFASGSFDDHLKVFVPTSDEPAKRDYTPRRFDTEAQELIIDFADHGEGPAASWARDVKSGDTVQVAGPRGSRVIEGEIAHWVLIGDETALPAMGRKLEELPAGVKVTMIAAVPGTEDEQKIESTADVTTHWVHRPLDQATEAQPFLDALPQITLTPNTFVWIATEADIAKQLREAVLEMGHPLQWLKAAGYWINGEAEASIKDLDAPAGGHGVGMGKGMGRG
- the smc gene encoding chromosome segregation protein SMC, translated to MRFTRLRLNGFKSFVDPTDLVIADGLTGVVGPNGCGKSNLLEALRWVMGENRPKAMRGAGMEDVIFAGASTRPARNFAEVCLMIDNSERLAPAGFNDSDSVEIIRRITRDAGSAYKVNTKDVRARDVSMLFADASTGAHSPALVRQGQISELINAKPKARRRILEEAAGISGLYQRRHEAELKLKGAETNLARVDDVIEQLASQLASLARQARQAARYREIGTELRHAEGLLHYRRWRDADLARSEAEDVLRTRLKQASEAERLAREAAKQREKFEEALPPLREEEAIAAAVLQRLTVSRDQLSDEERRAREMIETLSRRIDQLVADMAREEQLNKDAGETISRLEWEQRELIKAAEGHEPKLLDASAEASEASQILANRETTLTEMTEDVARLAARHQSATRLVEDNRKTLDRARGEADRARGAVETARETLAQSAEALEEAEAGQEEAVARTEEAEAMLIEADEARTEAQSREALARAARSEAEGEVGALKAEVAALAKMLDRDQIGGAQLLDLVKVKSGYEKALGAALSDDLRQPSIESYQASGWVTLPEYPDDQDLPNGVEALEDYVTAPPVLSRRLAQIGLVRAEDGARLQADLEPGQRLVSIEGDMWRWDGYRAGAEDAPSAAALRLQQLNRLEDLKQELVAAEAKASGAAQAHEHLKTELARLTEADRMAREARRDADRAMSEAARMLSKVENEKTLAEGKVENLGLAVARHEEEARGAEQRLREAEKTVKELPDLQAARSDIEEVKLAVEAARITMMTKRSSHDEIRREGEARTRRSQEVTKELSGWRHRLETAGKRIAELQERKETTEEELYEAAAQPEEIAEKREALMAQIEEAEHRRKRASDGLAVAEEGLREAVHAEREAERLASEARETRAASEARRDAAKETVEAALERIREELETTPAKLLEELDIDPEKIPSHEVIEVDVNRLKRLRDSLGAVNLRAEEDAKEVREEHDTLLKEKQDLEEAIKTLRSGIASLNREGRERLLTAFEQVNSNFSMLFTHLFGGGEARLMMVESEDPLEAGLEIMCQPPGKKLSTLSLLSGGEQTLTALALIFAVFMANPAPICVLDEVDAPLDDANVTRFCDMLDEMTQRTDTRFLVITHHAVTMARMDRLFGVTMQEQGVSQLVSVDLKKAEALVA
- a CDS encoding MOSC domain-containing protein, with translation MRLARITTYPVKSLTGTDHAAVKVQGFGIVGDRRWAVVYPNGKVATRRELPQMAHLNAVDTETGVSISFEGSRLDVPYPSGAAVSVRVFSTEIEAVEDAGNYASHFLSSALEREVRLIYFPDHARRPVDRIYAPDGHYTALSDGFPMLLTTQASLAELNAELASPVEMRRFRPNIVIAGDIEPWSEDTWRVLRIGSTVLRIVKPCDRCVMTTQDPQTGEQTHPHEPLATLRRIHRSVSGKIIFGQNMVVEEEGNMVLGDEVEVLETGPSNLLDPKRGGMQSF
- a CDS encoding CidA/LrgA family protein gives rise to the protein MIFHFGLFLGFQLVGEILARTLSLNLPGPVIGMILLAALLLLHPRIGQAIEKTATGFLSHLSLLFVPAGVGVVQYLDQISDIGLPLATALVGSTVLSIAAGALTFKYVNRLRGVPDETPE
- a CDS encoding LrgB family protein, with translation MNEILNIWSYLSEGPLLWLTVTLFAYLIGLGCFNLSGNKPVVNPVLISMILLSALLKLTGTSYATYFEGAQFVHFMLGPATVALAVPLWQNWQRVKAAAVPMLAALVVGGTVSMASAVAIGYACGLRGELLLSLVPKAATSPVAIGVSEAIGGLPTLTVALVLITGVIGAVVTTPLLNALRIRDYRGRGFATGVAAHGIGTARAFQVHGTAGAFAGIGMVLNAILTALVAPLFVHLFF
- a CDS encoding NADPH-dependent FMN reductase → MTLKLLGISGALRTQSTNTKLMHEAVRLFGPCDFTRADLRLPLYDADLEAEGMPEAVTTLAEQIRDADAVVIATPEYNKMIPGLLKNALDWISRTGMKPWEYKPVAIMSAAGGRAGGERSQYSLRWAMTPFNAHILQAPEVLVADSSNAFDDQGRLINERTIAGLEKLMTALREAASQPV